One window of the Syngnathoides biaculeatus isolate LvHL_M chromosome 11, ASM1980259v1, whole genome shotgun sequence genome contains the following:
- the tmem35 gene encoding novel acetylcholine receptor chaperone, with product MASPRTVTIVALSFALGLFFVFMGTIKLTPRLSKDAHSEMKRAYKSYAKALPGLKKIGVTSVLLRKIIGSLEVACGAVLTLVPGRPKDVANFVLLLVTLAVLFFHQLVGDPLKRYAHALVFGILLTCRLLVARQSDERPEREESGEERQPQHQQHVNDQEKNKVKQS from the exons ATGGCCTCCCCGAGGACGGTCACCATCGTGGCGCTCTCCTTCGCCCTCGGCTTGTTCTTCGTCTTCATGGGCACCATCAAGCTGACGCCGAGGCTCAGCAAAGACGCGCACAGCGAGATG AAACGGGCGTACAAGAGCTACGCCAAGGCTCTTCCCGGCCTGAAAAAGATCGGCGTCACCTCGGTGCTCCTCCGCAAGATCATCGGCAGCCTGGAGGTGGCGTGCGGCGCCGTGCTGACGCTGGTGCCGGGCCGGCCCAAGGACGTGGCCAACTTCGTGCTGCTGCTGGTCACGCTGGCCGTGCTGTTCTTCCACCAGCTGGTGGGCGACCCCCTCAAGCGCTACGCCCACGCGCTGGTCTTCGGCATCCTGCTCACCTGCCGGCTGCTCGTGGCCCGGCAGAGCGACGAGCGGCCGGAGAGGGAGGAGAGCGGCGAGGAGCGCCAGCCGCAGCATCAGCAGCACGTCAACGACCAGGAGAAGAACAAGGTCAAGCAGTCCTAA
- the arl13a gene encoding ADP-ribosylation factor-like protein 13A isoform X1, with translation MDLDLLLYRLQRKWWAACTPRPPQDDMFNLMSNCCTWFSKIQEPIRRVTVLVVGLDKAGKTSSIRGMLRAPNAAEGGPTHGCVRSQLRVENYLVTLLDVGGSSESRGGWREFYGEAHGFVFVVDSGDRPRIKEVKEVLAEMLKQPRVAGKPLLVLANKQDKANALLGSELIETLSLEKMVNQSRSLCHIEPCSALMDLRRRSDRKAFRGLRWLLRAVCLDYPQLCARVARDGEAPPEPAERDGKTEKPRRRHGGERVRSSKSDLRQVQRPKNKENASRGERKLQPIRDTLQKENAPKKRKKRPVKADDAANGREEGERRNALGQPGKTRPRRKGGAKDGTPAPQSPRSDRSPLRAKGEKRKKKRGVKVKRRNKINTEETSGASSQDVDLSATFDLYRKAILALKERQENRGQ, from the exons ATGGACCTAGATCTACTTCT GTACCGCTTGCAGAGAAAATGGTGGGCGGCGTGCACGCCTCGCCCGCCTCAAGACGACATGTTCAACCTGATGAGCAACTGCTGCACCTGGTTCTCCAAAATCCAGGAGCCAATCAG GCGAGTGACTGTTCTGGTGGTCGGTCTTGACAAAGCCGGAAAGACGTCGTCCATCCGCGGGATGTTACGAG cACCCAACGCCGCCGAGGGCGGCCCCACCCACGGCTGCGTGCGGAGCCAGCTGCGGGTGGAGAACTACCTGGTCACCTTGCTGGACGTGGGCGGCTCGTCGGAGTCGCGGGGGGGCTGGAGGGAGTTTTACGGCGAGGCGCACGGTTTCGTCTTCGTGGTGGACTCCGGCGACCGGCCGAGGATCAAGGAGGTCAAGGAGGTCCTGGCTGAGATGCTCAAGCAGCCCAGAGTGGCAGGAAAACCCCTCCTGGT cttggCTAACAAGCAAGACAAAGCGAACGCCCTGCTGGGAAGTGAGCTGATCGAGACGCTCTCGTTGGAGAAGATGGTCAACCAGAGCCGCTCCCTGTGCCATATC GAGCCCTGTTCGGCCTTAATGGACCTTCGGCGCCGGTCGGACCGGAAGGCGTTCCGAGGCCTCCGCTGGCTGCTGCGAGCCGTCTGCCTGGACTACCCGCAGCTGTGCGCCCGCGTGGCCCGCGACGGCGAGGCGCCGCCGGAGCCCGCCGAGCGCGACGGCAAAACGGAGAAGCCGAGGAGGAGACACGGGGGCGAACG CGTGAGAAGCAGCAAGTCGGACCTCCGCCAGGTTCAAAGGCCAAAGAACAAGGAAAACGCCAGCAGAGGGGAAAGAAAGTTGCAGCCCATTCGGGACACGCTGCAGAAG GAGAACGCGccgaaaaagaggaagaagaggcccGTCAAAGCCGACGACGCGGCCAACGGGCGGGAGGAAGGCGAGCGCCGCAACGCGCTCGGCCAGCCCGGAAAGACGAGACCGCGACGGAAGGGCGGGGCCAAAGACGGGACCCCCGCTCCGCAGTCGCCCCGCAGCGACCGAAGTCCCCTCAGAG CCAAAggggaaaagaggaaaaagaagagagGCGTGAAAGTTAAAAGGAGGAACAAGATCAACACCGAAGAAACGTCCGGAGCTTCCTCTCAAGACGTCGACCTCTCGGCCACGTTCG ATCTTTACCGGAAAGCCATACTGGCTCTGAAGGAGCGTCAGGAGAACCGAGGACAATGA
- the arl13a gene encoding ADP-ribosylation factor-like protein 13A isoform X2, whose protein sequence is MFNLMSNCCTWFSKIQEPIRRVTVLVVGLDKAGKTSSIRGMLRAPNAAEGGPTHGCVRSQLRVENYLVTLLDVGGSSESRGGWREFYGEAHGFVFVVDSGDRPRIKEVKEVLAEMLKQPRVAGKPLLVLANKQDKANALLGSELIETLSLEKMVNQSRSLCHIEPCSALMDLRRRSDRKAFRGLRWLLRAVCLDYPQLCARVARDGEAPPEPAERDGKTEKPRRRHGGERVRSSKSDLRQVQRPKNKENASRGERKLQPIRDTLQKENAPKKRKKRPVKADDAANGREEGERRNALGQPGKTRPRRKGGAKDGTPAPQSPRSDRSPLRAKGEKRKKKRGVKVKRRNKINTEETSGASSQDVDLSATFDLYRKAILALKERQENRGQ, encoded by the exons ATGTTCAACCTGATGAGCAACTGCTGCACCTGGTTCTCCAAAATCCAGGAGCCAATCAG GCGAGTGACTGTTCTGGTGGTCGGTCTTGACAAAGCCGGAAAGACGTCGTCCATCCGCGGGATGTTACGAG cACCCAACGCCGCCGAGGGCGGCCCCACCCACGGCTGCGTGCGGAGCCAGCTGCGGGTGGAGAACTACCTGGTCACCTTGCTGGACGTGGGCGGCTCGTCGGAGTCGCGGGGGGGCTGGAGGGAGTTTTACGGCGAGGCGCACGGTTTCGTCTTCGTGGTGGACTCCGGCGACCGGCCGAGGATCAAGGAGGTCAAGGAGGTCCTGGCTGAGATGCTCAAGCAGCCCAGAGTGGCAGGAAAACCCCTCCTGGT cttggCTAACAAGCAAGACAAAGCGAACGCCCTGCTGGGAAGTGAGCTGATCGAGACGCTCTCGTTGGAGAAGATGGTCAACCAGAGCCGCTCCCTGTGCCATATC GAGCCCTGTTCGGCCTTAATGGACCTTCGGCGCCGGTCGGACCGGAAGGCGTTCCGAGGCCTCCGCTGGCTGCTGCGAGCCGTCTGCCTGGACTACCCGCAGCTGTGCGCCCGCGTGGCCCGCGACGGCGAGGCGCCGCCGGAGCCCGCCGAGCGCGACGGCAAAACGGAGAAGCCGAGGAGGAGACACGGGGGCGAACG CGTGAGAAGCAGCAAGTCGGACCTCCGCCAGGTTCAAAGGCCAAAGAACAAGGAAAACGCCAGCAGAGGGGAAAGAAAGTTGCAGCCCATTCGGGACACGCTGCAGAAG GAGAACGCGccgaaaaagaggaagaagaggcccGTCAAAGCCGACGACGCGGCCAACGGGCGGGAGGAAGGCGAGCGCCGCAACGCGCTCGGCCAGCCCGGAAAGACGAGACCGCGACGGAAGGGCGGGGCCAAAGACGGGACCCCCGCTCCGCAGTCGCCCCGCAGCGACCGAAGTCCCCTCAGAG CCAAAggggaaaagaggaaaaagaagagagGCGTGAAAGTTAAAAGGAGGAACAAGATCAACACCGAAGAAACGTCCGGAGCTTCCTCTCAAGACGTCGACCTCTCGGCCACGTTCG ATCTTTACCGGAAAGCCATACTGGCTCTGAAGGAGCGTCAGGAGAACCGAGGACAATGA